A window from Embleya scabrispora encodes these proteins:
- a CDS encoding helix-turn-helix domain-containing protein has translation MTDDAPPYRAVLDEVAPRLRRLRAERGLTLAALSETTGISKSTLSRLESGQRRPTLELLLPLAGVYRVPLDDLVGAPEVGDPRIRLNPHPLPSGGMFIPLTRTPGPLQAFKMIIPFRGTEPAFRTHEGYEWLYVLEGRLRLILGEHDLVLGPGEAAEFDTRVPHWFSSADERPVEVLSLFGRQGERMHVRAKPRSAADPE, from the coding sequence ATGACGGACGACGCACCCCCCTACCGAGCGGTCCTCGACGAGGTCGCGCCCCGCCTTCGGCGGCTGCGGGCCGAGCGTGGTCTCACGCTCGCCGCGCTGTCCGAGACGACCGGCATCTCCAAGAGCACGCTGTCCCGACTGGAGTCCGGGCAACGGCGGCCCACGCTGGAGTTGCTGCTGCCGCTGGCGGGCGTGTACCGGGTGCCGCTGGACGATCTGGTCGGGGCCCCGGAGGTGGGGGATCCCCGGATCCGGCTGAACCCGCACCCGCTGCCCAGCGGCGGTATGTTCATCCCCCTCACCCGCACCCCCGGCCCGCTCCAGGCGTTCAAGATGATCATCCCGTTCCGGGGCACCGAGCCCGCCTTCCGTACCCACGAGGGCTACGAGTGGCTGTATGTGCTGGAGGGCCGGCTGCGGCTGATCCTCGGTGAGCACGATCTGGTCCTCGGCCCGGGCGAGGCCGCCGAGTTCGACACCCGGGTCCCGCACTGGTTCAGCAGCGCGGACGAACGGCCGGTCGAGGTGCTCAGCCTCTTCGGCCGCCAGGGCGAACGTATGCACGTACGCGCCAAGCCCCGCAGCGCCGCCGATCCCGAGTGA